The Chryseobacterium phocaeense genome includes the window TGAAACCACATTTTTCCAGTTCTGAGAAACCTTACCGGCAAAAACTTTAGATTTTGATCCGCTTCCATATCCTAAGAAGCCGATCTCAGAACCTGCCAGCTCTTCATTTTCATTGAACGAAACCTGCAGTGCGGACAACAAAGCCATAAAGATGGAAGCTGTATACATATTTCCTATTTCTGAGGAAGCCCGTTGCGATCTTTCAATTTTCTCGTTGATAAATTTCAGATATTCCTCCGATTTTGCAACCGCTTTCTGCTCATCAGGAGTACCGTAGGAAAGATTATTTTCAAGGCTGTAAATTTCCGTGAATACCCTTTTCCCGTGAAATGCATAAGGAAGGTGGAAAATAAGATATTTCCAGGCCTCGTACGGTTTATTTTTTCCTGTAATTTCTTTATAATGCTGATAGGCCTCCCGGATCCTGTCCTGGTAGCACTGGTTTGAATACTGCCCGTCAAAAACAGGTTCATCGGTAAAAATTTCTATTTTGTCCGGGAACGTATCCGGTGCGTCATTTAAGTTTTCTTTCTGATAGGCTCTTCTCGGTTTAAAAAAGTCAAAAACGCTTTCTGTAGCCACGCCCCAGTTATTTTCTATTTCCAGCAGATCAGGTTTTGATGAAATCAGTAACGCGACTGCACCGCCACCTTGTGTATATTCTCCGGAAGAACTCAGTTCATATTTGGCATAATCACTCGCGATAACCACAGCTTTTTTATCCGGATTTACCCTGACAAAATCCAGGGAGTTATGAAGCGCATCCACCGCACCAATGCAGGCAAACGTCATATCCACAACATCACAGTTCCTGAAACATCTGTCACCGAATTCTTTTTCCAGCACCTGCTCCACCAT containing:
- a CDS encoding hydroxymethylglutaryl-CoA synthase family protein; amino-acid sequence: MTFGIEAAGYYVPSLYLEIRDLAEKRGIEPAKLEKGLGLHKMGFPDVHEDTATFAAEALLKLIKDYNLNPKDIARIYLGTESALDAAKPTASYALQMVEQVLEKEFGDRCFRNCDVVDMTFACIGAVDALHNSLDFVRVNPDKKAVVIASDYAKYELSSSGEYTQGGGAVALLISSKPDLLEIENNWGVATESVFDFFKPRRAYQKENLNDAPDTFPDKIEIFTDEPVFDGQYSNQCYQDRIREAYQHYKEITGKNKPYEAWKYLIFHLPYAFHGKRVFTEIYSLENNLSYGTPDEQKAVAKSEEYLKFINEKIERSQRASSEIGNMYTASIFMALLSALQVSFNENEELAGSEIGFLGYGSGSKSKVFAGKVSQNWKNVVSKWNLFECLQNRTAIDFETYEKLHRKQLETSVNGNPKGFGLVSVEAENPVLKGARYYGYKD